In Fodinicola acaciae, the following proteins share a genomic window:
- a CDS encoding UPF0182 family protein: MSRRSRVLLVVVVVLLAISLLGSSLVTVLTDVWWYDSVGFGNVYGVMLRTRVTMFVIVGVAMAAFVGFNLWLAYRLQPAYRPMSLEQQNLERYRLWLTPRLRLLISLVAGACGVVAGLIAQGQWQVWLQFANAEPFGKSDTQFHQDISFYMFQYPFFRYVLGVAFTAVVLALVGAVFLHWLYGGVRLQGAGERMSDRARLHIWLLLAAFVLLKAWAYYLDRFGLTFSSSDVTGLDGASYADINYLLPAKNILLLIAVFVAAMFVIAIWVRNAMLPVVAIALLGVSAIIAGGIVPFVADQVYVRPSASTLEARYIKQNIDATRDAYGLSNVQSSAYTPSNAAPASLLRSDTQNVPNIRLLDPSVVAQTFIQNQRGSGQYTFNEKLDVDQYKIGQKTQEYVVGVRELNYAGLTGTQTNWAYQHKVLTHGYGFVAAPANKVQNGLPCYVSGFMSNQPPQCNEQPIPVSVPQIYYGELFGDNYSIVGSDSGAKNEFDHVDANGSTVNTVYQGPGGVPIGSFLRQLAYAINLHAINFILPGAVDSSSKLLYVRDPRERVQKVAPFLTVDGDPYPAVVGGRVLWIVDGYTTSSGYPYAQRETLGDATQDSLTGNGTTAQEKDQINYIRNSVKATVDAYTGEVKLYRWDDGSDALLTTWNNAFGGNLIQPKKDISPELASHFRYPEDLFKVQREVLARYHVTNPVAFFGQQNFWKVPADPTRNNNANSGPPQPPYFLLAQLPGQNAPQFQTTSALSVAKGDSLAALFSASYDDAGNPALSVYPLPAASNALGPNQAQNNITGDSAVARQTAQLTNTAGGSDIKFGNLLILPIGGSTGGLLYVEPVYIQPKTGNATYPTMQLVFASYNGKVVFGNTVADVIQSLTGQAPPNTTAPPATGNPPPTTGGVNPELAAAVKEIQDSIDALHKAQKESNFVAIGQAQARLEAAVRNFERLQSATSSPTPTPSGTPTPTGSPKAPG; this comes from the coding sequence GTGAGCCGTCGCAGCCGGGTGCTGCTGGTCGTCGTGGTGGTGCTGCTGGCGATCTCACTGCTGGGCTCCAGCCTGGTGACCGTGCTGACCGACGTGTGGTGGTACGACTCGGTCGGCTTCGGCAACGTCTACGGCGTCATGCTGCGCACCAGGGTCACCATGTTCGTGATCGTCGGCGTCGCGATGGCGGCCTTCGTCGGTTTCAACCTGTGGCTGGCCTACCGGCTGCAACCAGCCTACCGGCCGATGTCGCTGGAGCAGCAAAACCTGGAGCGCTATCGGCTGTGGCTGACGCCTCGATTGCGGCTGCTGATCTCGCTGGTGGCCGGCGCCTGCGGCGTCGTCGCCGGCCTGATCGCGCAGGGACAGTGGCAGGTTTGGCTGCAGTTCGCCAATGCCGAGCCGTTCGGCAAGTCCGATACACAGTTCCACCAGGACATTTCCTTCTACATGTTCCAATATCCGTTCTTCCGGTACGTGCTCGGCGTGGCCTTCACCGCTGTCGTGCTCGCGCTGGTTGGCGCGGTTTTCCTGCACTGGCTTTACGGCGGCGTGCGCCTGCAGGGTGCCGGCGAGCGGATGAGCGACCGCGCGCGGCTGCACATCTGGCTGCTGCTCGCGGCTTTCGTGCTGCTGAAGGCCTGGGCCTACTACCTCGACCGCTTCGGCCTGACGTTTTCCTCCAGTGACGTCACCGGTCTGGACGGCGCCTCGTACGCCGACATCAACTATTTGTTGCCAGCAAAGAACATCCTGTTGCTGATCGCGGTGTTCGTGGCGGCGATGTTCGTGATCGCGATCTGGGTTCGCAACGCGATGCTGCCGGTCGTCGCGATCGCCCTGCTCGGTGTGTCGGCGATCATCGCCGGCGGCATCGTGCCCTTCGTCGCCGACCAGGTGTACGTACGTCCCAGCGCTTCGACGCTGGAAGCCAGGTATATCAAGCAAAACATCGACGCGACCCGCGACGCGTACGGCCTGTCCAACGTGCAGTCCAGCGCATACACGCCGTCCAACGCGGCGCCGGCCTCGTTGCTGCGGTCGGACACGCAGAACGTGCCGAACATCCGGCTGCTCGACCCCAGTGTCGTCGCGCAGACCTTCATCCAGAACCAGCGCGGCAGCGGTCAGTACACGTTCAACGAGAAACTCGACGTCGACCAGTACAAGATCGGCCAGAAGACACAGGAATACGTCGTCGGCGTACGCGAGCTCAACTACGCCGGCCTGACCGGCACGCAGACCAACTGGGCCTATCAGCACAAGGTCCTGACGCACGGCTACGGTTTTGTGGCCGCGCCGGCCAACAAGGTGCAGAACGGCCTGCCGTGTTACGTGTCCGGCTTCATGTCCAACCAGCCACCGCAGTGCAACGAGCAGCCGATCCCGGTTTCGGTGCCGCAGATCTATTACGGCGAGCTGTTCGGCGACAACTACTCGATCGTCGGCTCCGACTCCGGCGCCAAGAACGAGTTCGACCACGTGGACGCCAACGGCTCGACGGTCAACACCGTCTACCAGGGACCCGGCGGCGTGCCGATCGGATCTTTCCTGCGGCAGCTGGCATATGCCATCAACCTGCACGCGATCAACTTCATCCTGCCGGGTGCGGTCGACTCCAGCTCCAAGCTGCTCTACGTACGCGATCCGCGTGAGCGCGTACAAAAGGTCGCGCCGTTCCTGACCGTCGACGGCGACCCGTATCCGGCCGTCGTCGGCGGACGGGTCCTGTGGATCGTGGACGGCTACACCACGTCGTCCGGTTATCCGTACGCGCAAAGGGAAACTCTCGGCGACGCGACGCAGGACTCGCTCACCGGCAACGGCACCACCGCGCAGGAGAAGGACCAGATCAACTACATCCGCAACTCGGTGAAGGCGACGGTCGACGCGTACACCGGTGAGGTCAAGCTCTATCGCTGGGACGACGGCAGCGACGCGTTGCTGACCACCTGGAACAACGCCTTCGGTGGCAACCTCATCCAGCCGAAGAAGGACATCTCGCCGGAACTGGCCTCGCATTTCCGTTATCCGGAGGACCTTTTCAAGGTGCAGCGCGAGGTTCTGGCGCGCTATCACGTCACCAATCCGGTCGCCTTCTTCGGCCAGCAAAACTTCTGGAAGGTGCCGGCCGACCCGACCCGTAACAACAACGCCAACTCCGGTCCGCCGCAGCCGCCGTACTTCCTGCTGGCGCAGCTGCCGGGCCAGAACGCGCCGCAGTTCCAGACCACCAGCGCACTGTCGGTCGCCAAGGGCGACTCGCTCGCCGCGTTGTTCTCCGCGTCGTACGACGACGCCGGCAACCCGGCGCTCAGCGTCTATCCGCTGCCGGCCGCGTCCAACGCTTTAGGCCCCAACCAGGCGCAGAACAACATCACCGGCGACTCCGCGGTCGCCAGACAGACCGCACAGCTGACCAACACCGCCGGCGGATCGGACATCAAGTTCGGTAATCTGCTGATCCTGCCGATCGGCGGTTCCACCGGCGGCCTGCTCTACGTCGAGCCGGTCTACATCCAACCCAAGACCGGCAACGCCACGTATCCGACGATGCAGCTGGTTTTCGCCTCGTACAACGGGAAAGTCGTCTTCGGCAACACGGTCGCCGACGTGATCCAGTCGCTCACCGGCCAAGCGCCGCCCAACACGACCGCACCACCGGCGACCGGCAACCCGCCACCGACCACCGGCGGCGTCAACCCCGAGCTGGCGGCTGCCGTCAAGGAAATCCAGGACTCGATCGACGCGCTGCACAAGGCGCAGAAGGAGAGCAACTTCGTCGCGATCGGCCAGGCGCAGGCGCGGCTGGAGGCGGCCGTACGCAACTTCGAACGCCTCCAGTCGGCCACCTCATCGCCCACGCCGACGCCGTCCGGCACCCCGACACCGACCGGCTCACCGAAGGCGCCCGGGTGA
- a CDS encoding PPA1309 family protein — MPSQANEGPAAGGSAAGRLPAVVAEIEEHADTLGWDRPPTLFALVPTADLVRAEPDLAAALGLAGTDPDPADLTPVEQEPLGDAPLDEALARIEWPVEVAGCALVHEVLVLPPSAGDAPAEVDAVRWASGHPERREVRMVVGVLRDGSRASLLRIRPTALDAEPQLVPGPDLAPNLAAALLATLA; from the coding sequence ATGCCTTCCCAAGCCAACGAGGGACCGGCGGCCGGGGGTTCCGCGGCCGGCCGGCTGCCAGCGGTCGTCGCCGAGATCGAGGAGCACGCCGACACGCTCGGCTGGGACCGGCCGCCGACGCTGTTCGCACTGGTGCCGACCGCTGACCTGGTACGCGCCGAGCCGGACCTGGCGGCCGCGCTCGGACTCGCCGGCACCGACCCGGATCCGGCCGACCTGACGCCGGTCGAGCAGGAGCCGCTCGGCGACGCACCGCTGGACGAGGCGCTGGCCAGGATCGAGTGGCCGGTCGAGGTCGCCGGCTGCGCGCTGGTGCACGAGGTGCTCGTCCTGCCGCCGTCTGCCGGTGACGCACCGGCCGAGGTGGACGCGGTGCGGTGGGCCAGTGGACATCCGGAGCGTCGCGAGGTGCGGATGGTGGTCGGTGTGCTGCGCGACGGCAGCCGCGCGTCGCTGCTGCGGATCCGGCCGACCGCGCTGGACGCCGAGCCGCAGCTCGTACCAGGCCCCGATCTGGCCCCCAACCTGGCCGCCGCCCTGCTGGCCACCCTGGCCTAG
- a CDS encoding YlbL family protein has product MRRGWTVLTGALVLIALGIGLARLPVPYVAEAPGPTIDTLGKANGKQIIQITGRATTKPKGHLNLTTVSAIDQIDLGTAIRFWIDGDTAVLPREFVYPPDQSRKQIEARNADDFTQSQTSAETAALREIGYPVIVKVESLSAGSPSTGKLAAGDVLTTVDGKQITSNGFLQRTLQAHQPGDTVRIGYLRGNAPATATVKLGADDQRHPILGVRLNQSQPHPFTVTIQLSDIGGPSAGLMFALGIIDLTTADDLTNGKFIAGTGTIDDDGTVGVIGGIQQKMIAARKAGATVFLVPAGNCEEASGAAPAGLRLVKIDTLHGAVTALATLRRNGPVPAC; this is encoded by the coding sequence ATGCGGCGTGGCTGGACGGTGCTGACCGGAGCGTTGGTGTTGATCGCGTTGGGGATCGGGCTGGCGCGGTTGCCGGTCCCGTACGTGGCGGAAGCGCCCGGCCCCACCATCGACACGCTCGGCAAAGCCAACGGCAAGCAGATCATCCAGATCACCGGCCGCGCGACGACCAAGCCGAAGGGCCACCTCAACCTGACCACGGTCAGCGCGATCGACCAGATCGACCTGGGGACGGCGATCCGGTTCTGGATCGACGGCGACACCGCGGTCCTCCCACGCGAGTTCGTCTATCCGCCGGACCAGTCGCGCAAGCAGATCGAGGCGCGTAATGCCGACGACTTCACCCAGTCGCAGACGTCCGCGGAGACCGCCGCGCTGCGCGAGATCGGCTATCCGGTGATCGTCAAGGTCGAGTCGCTGTCCGCCGGCTCGCCGTCGACCGGCAAGCTGGCCGCGGGCGACGTGCTCACGACCGTCGACGGCAAGCAGATCACCAGCAACGGCTTCCTGCAGCGCACGCTGCAGGCGCACCAGCCGGGCGACACCGTACGGATCGGCTATCTGCGCGGCAACGCGCCGGCCACCGCCACCGTGAAGCTCGGCGCCGACGACCAGCGGCACCCGATCCTCGGCGTACGGCTCAACCAGAGCCAGCCGCATCCGTTCACCGTGACGATCCAGCTGTCCGACATCGGCGGACCGTCGGCCGGCCTGATGTTCGCGCTCGGCATCATCGACCTGACCACCGCTGACGACCTCACCAACGGCAAGTTCATCGCCGGCACCGGCACCATCGACGACGACGGCACCGTCGGTGTCATCGGCGGCATCCAGCAGAAGATGATCGCCGCACGCAAGGCCGGCGCGACCGTCTTCCTCGTACCCGCCGGCAACTGCGAGGAGGCCAGCGGCGCCGCCCCTGCCGGCCTGCGCCTGGTCAAGATCGACACGTTGCACGGCGCCGTGACGGCCCTGGCAACCCTGCGCCGCAACGGCCCCGTACCCGCCTGCTAG
- a CDS encoding MarR family winged helix-turn-helix transcriptional regulator has product MSGDREELVARLGPAMQEFQRALDGFDQRVAECLGLNRTDMLCLELAMEASGRTPGEIAAAAGLTTGGVTTAIDRLERAGYVTRVRDSADRRRVLVQPTERVIELTTRMYGPMVEEGTAYLRGLDAATLASLLDYLRMSTGLYRAHSERLARDQPVRP; this is encoded by the coding sequence GTGTCCGGTGATCGCGAGGAGCTGGTCGCTCGGCTCGGCCCGGCGATGCAGGAGTTCCAACGCGCGCTCGACGGCTTCGACCAGCGTGTCGCCGAGTGTCTCGGCCTCAACCGCACCGACATGCTCTGCCTGGAGCTGGCGATGGAGGCGTCCGGCCGTACGCCCGGCGAGATCGCCGCGGCCGCCGGACTGACCACCGGGGGAGTGACCACCGCGATCGACCGGCTGGAACGCGCCGGCTATGTGACGCGCGTACGCGACAGCGCCGACCGGCGGCGTGTGCTCGTACAGCCGACCGAGCGGGTGATCGAGCTGACCACGCGGATGTACGGGCCGATGGTCGAGGAGGGGACGGCATATCTGCGCGGCCTCGACGCGGCGACGCTGGCCAGCCTGCTCGACTACCTGAGGATGAGCACCGGCCTCTATCGCGCGCACTCCGAACGGCTGGCGCGTGACCAGCCCGTACGCCCATAA
- a CDS encoding FAD-dependent monooxygenase — translation MPVVRNWHNDRMVIIGDAAHATAPSSGQGASMALEDAVILAKCLRDRTDTASAFAAFTELRRDRVERIVKHGARAASEKAAGPVGRVIRDTILPIMFSRAAKDGGRSMSWLQGHHIDFAEPVG, via the coding sequence ATGCCCGTCGTACGCAACTGGCACAACGACCGGATGGTGATCATCGGCGACGCTGCGCACGCCACCGCTCCATCGTCGGGCCAAGGTGCCTCGATGGCCCTGGAAGATGCCGTAATCCTGGCCAAATGCCTGCGCGACCGTACGGACACGGCCAGCGCCTTCGCCGCCTTCACGGAGCTGCGGCGCGACCGCGTCGAGAGGATCGTCAAGCACGGCGCGCGAGCGGCCAGCGAGAAGGCCGCCGGCCCGGTCGGACGCGTCATCCGCGACACGATCCTTCCGATCATGTTCAGCCGCGCGGCCAAGGACGGCGGCCGGTCGATGAGCTGGCTGCAGGGCCACCACATCGACTTCGCCGAGCCGGTCGGCTAG
- a CDS encoding prolyl oligopeptidase family serine peptidase, which produces MTGLTAELIVDGRTPQTPALAPDGQQLCHVLAPLSQTGDHLDTELWLVDIDGAGGRRATTDTATESQPRWSADSTTLFFLSDRTNRGTSQVHRLANGAVTAVTSWRAGIIDHLPLADPDRVALLAEDEPTEQDTRRALDRDDAIVVGEREPRARLRLLDLRTGEVTTPNVLAGRHVVELRQRPDGGPLAVLTQSSADPDYGPRTGQLHLVDPATWTEEDLGPVEADAHSLAWWPDEGGWHLGYVALTPPVLQAGTAVFDVAIGSRVRRNRTADLPMCPTELRQTDAAPLVVLADGLNTTLARLDSGGLTPLSQHTGGLDALTTTPAGTTIAALTGTRYQPPNVHVGPPAGPLRRITDTRPELDGITVGTQRPLAYRAADGLDLDGLLVLPAGKTASAGPFPLVTIVHGGPYHRHTDDLQLFWHPSAQWLATAGYAVFLPNPRGGQGHGHLFAASVAGRVGQEEWTDILTGIDLLVAEGVADPDRLGIAGGSHGGFMAAWAVGQTDRFRAALVSAGVVDWGMLAATGENGQFEAALGGSTGWSGIGPHPHDAVSPVSYASRVRTPVLILHGAEDTNVPLGQAVYFHRALRHFGVEHEFVIYPREGHSIRERNHQLDVLRRTRAWFDRWLRP; this is translated from the coding sequence GTGACAGGTCTGACTGCGGAGCTCATCGTGGATGGCCGGACACCGCAGACCCCAGCCCTCGCACCAGACGGACAGCAGCTCTGCCACGTCCTCGCCCCGCTCAGCCAGACCGGTGACCACCTCGACACCGAGCTCTGGCTCGTCGACATCGACGGCGCCGGCGGGCGCCGAGCGACCACCGACACCGCGACAGAGTCCCAGCCGCGCTGGTCCGCGGACTCGACCACCCTGTTTTTCCTGTCCGACCGCACAAACCGCGGCACCTCGCAGGTCCACAGGCTCGCCAACGGTGCGGTCACCGCGGTGACCAGCTGGCGCGCCGGCATCATCGACCACCTGCCGCTCGCCGATCCGGACCGGGTCGCTCTGCTGGCCGAGGACGAGCCGACCGAGCAGGACACGCGCCGAGCACTGGACCGCGACGACGCCATCGTCGTCGGCGAGCGCGAACCGCGTGCTCGGTTACGTCTGCTCGACCTGCGTACGGGCGAGGTCACCACGCCGAACGTGCTCGCCGGCCGGCACGTCGTGGAGCTGCGGCAACGGCCCGACGGCGGCCCGCTCGCCGTCCTCACCCAGTCCAGCGCCGATCCGGACTATGGCCCTCGTACGGGCCAGCTGCATCTGGTCGACCCCGCGACCTGGACCGAGGAAGACCTCGGACCGGTCGAGGCCGACGCGCACTCGCTGGCCTGGTGGCCGGACGAGGGCGGTTGGCACCTCGGCTACGTCGCGCTCACGCCACCGGTGCTCCAGGCCGGCACTGCCGTGTTCGACGTGGCCATCGGCAGCCGCGTACGCCGCAACCGTACGGCCGACCTGCCGATGTGCCCGACCGAGCTGCGCCAGACCGATGCCGCTCCTCTGGTCGTCCTCGCCGACGGCCTCAACACGACTTTGGCTCGGCTCGACTCCGGCGGTCTCACGCCGTTGTCGCAGCACACCGGCGGCCTCGACGCGCTCACCACCACGCCGGCGGGCACCACGATCGCGGCGCTGACCGGCACTCGTTACCAACCTCCGAACGTCCACGTCGGGCCGCCGGCCGGGCCGCTGCGCAGGATCACCGACACGCGTCCCGAACTGGACGGCATCACCGTCGGCACACAGCGACCGCTGGCCTACCGGGCCGCCGACGGCCTCGATCTGGACGGCCTGCTCGTACTGCCGGCCGGAAAAACCGCATCGGCCGGTCCGTTTCCGCTCGTGACGATCGTGCACGGTGGCCCGTATCACCGGCATACGGACGATCTCCAGCTGTTCTGGCATCCCAGCGCGCAGTGGCTGGCCACCGCCGGCTATGCGGTGTTCCTGCCCAATCCGCGCGGCGGCCAGGGCCACGGCCACCTGTTCGCCGCCAGCGTCGCCGGCCGGGTCGGCCAGGAGGAATGGACCGACATCCTGACCGGCATCGACCTGCTCGTCGCCGAAGGCGTCGCCGACCCCGACCGGCTCGGCATCGCCGGCGGCAGCCACGGCGGTTTCATGGCGGCGTGGGCGGTCGGGCAGACCGACCGGTTTCGCGCAGCGCTGGTCAGCGCCGGCGTCGTCGATTGGGGGATGCTCGCCGCGACCGGGGAGAACGGCCAGTTCGAGGCCGCACTCGGTGGCAGCACCGGCTGGTCCGGCATCGGTCCACACCCGCATGACGCGGTCAGCCCGGTCTCCTACGCCAGCCGCGTCCGCACGCCCGTACTCATCCTGCACGGCGCCGAGGACACCAACGTGCCGCTCGGGCAGGCGGTGTATTTCCACCGGGCATTGCGCCATTTCGGCGTCGAGCACGAGTTCGTGATCTATCCGCGGGAGGGCCACTCGATCCGCGAACGCAACCACCAGCTCGACGTCCTGCGCCGGACCCGTGCCTGGTTCGACCGCTGGCTCCGGCCCTGA
- a CDS encoding NAD-dependent epimerase/dehydratase family protein produces the protein MTGRSDQPRVVAVIGSTGVAGAAICRELLATESIRQVVALGTVRPPVPGVTLRRVDVTDASLAAALRGVHALVYAPNEVDDAADRAARRKANELGVSVALMAAAAAGVRQVVLISSARVYGAAPDNPVPLPEDAPLQATAEGDVADLLALERIARSLDHAYPQTEVCVLRPAWLLAPGLPNPAGGLLDGPRLLVVRGTKPHWQFCHVDDLAAAVCTAVTTRMVGAATVASEGWIEQADVQKVLKRRPLELPATIAFETAARLHAIGVTSSPSELAYLVYPWVVGSERLREAGWKPAYSNLEALTDYADGRPARAYRLPVDPKGAATATAAAGATVALIGTAALVRRARKRRASGK, from the coding sequence GTGACCGGCCGGTCCGACCAGCCACGGGTCGTCGCGGTGATCGGTTCGACCGGCGTGGCCGGCGCGGCGATCTGTCGCGAGCTGCTGGCCACCGAGTCGATCAGGCAGGTCGTGGCGCTGGGCACCGTACGGCCGCCGGTGCCCGGCGTGACGCTGCGGCGGGTCGACGTGACCGACGCCTCGCTGGCCGCGGCGCTGCGCGGCGTGCACGCGCTGGTGTACGCGCCGAACGAGGTCGACGACGCGGCCGATCGCGCGGCGCGGCGTAAGGCCAACGAGCTCGGTGTGTCTGTCGCGCTGATGGCCGCCGCGGCCGCGGGCGTACGCCAGGTGGTGCTGATCTCCAGTGCGCGCGTCTACGGGGCGGCGCCGGACAACCCCGTACCGCTGCCGGAGGACGCTCCGCTGCAGGCCACCGCCGAAGGCGACGTCGCCGACCTGCTGGCGCTGGAGCGGATCGCGCGCTCGCTCGACCACGCCTATCCACAGACCGAGGTGTGCGTGCTGCGGCCGGCCTGGCTGCTCGCGCCGGGCCTGCCGAACCCGGCCGGCGGCCTGCTCGACGGTCCGCGCCTGCTGGTCGTACGCGGCACGAAGCCGCATTGGCAGTTTTGCCACGTCGATGATCTCGCCGCGGCGGTCTGCACGGCCGTGACGACGCGGATGGTCGGCGCGGCGACGGTCGCGTCCGAAGGCTGGATCGAGCAGGCGGACGTGCAGAAGGTGCTCAAGCGGCGGCCGCTGGAGCTGCCGGCGACGATCGCCTTCGAGACGGCCGCGCGGTTGCATGCCATCGGCGTCACCAGCTCGCCGTCGGAGCTGGCGTATCTGGTCTATCCGTGGGTTGTCGGCAGCGAGCGATTACGCGAGGCCGGTTGGAAGCCGGCGTACTCCAACCTCGAGGCGCTCACCGACTACGCCGACGGCCGGCCGGCGCGGGCGTACCGGCTGCCGGTCGACCCCAAAGGCGCTGCGACCGCCACCGCCGCCGCGGGCGCGACCGTGGCGCTCATCGGCACGGCCGCGCTCGTACGCCGTGCCCGCAAGCGCCGCGCCTCCGGCAAGTAG
- a CDS encoding zinc-dependent metalloprotease, which produces MSTPPTPPGGFPGMPDPNDPAQMQAFLAQMQQMFAAAGTQDGPVNWTLARQVAEQVARSTDRSLTAAERTSTTDALRLADVWLDPVTSLPSGARTTTAWTTLEWIDQTLPVWKQLCDPVASRVVAATSGSLPEEMAAQLGPMRGLLDGIGGMAFGQQVGTGLGQLSAEVLTSSDIGVPLGPAGVAALLPANIEAFAEGLERPVDEVRLYVALREAAHQRLFEHVPWLRSHLLNAVDAYARGIAIDREAIEDAMSSIDPGALDPNNLESLQESLAGGMFTPSDTPEQKAALARLETALALVEGWVTAVVEAAAGERLPGLSALGEAFRRRRASGGPAEQTFATLVGLEMRPRKLREASVLWQKLAEARGVEGRDAIWGHPDLLPSSDDLDDPDAFVRRQDDGGIDGIDGINLDDLKDL; this is translated from the coding sequence GTGAGCACTCCTCCCACCCCACCGGGGGGTTTCCCCGGCATGCCGGATCCCAACGACCCGGCCCAGATGCAGGCGTTCCTGGCCCAGATGCAACAGATGTTCGCCGCCGCCGGGACTCAGGACGGCCCGGTGAACTGGACGCTGGCCCGGCAGGTCGCCGAGCAGGTCGCACGGTCCACCGACCGATCGCTGACTGCCGCCGAGCGTACCTCGACAACCGACGCACTCCGGCTGGCCGACGTGTGGCTCGACCCGGTGACCAGCCTGCCGTCCGGTGCGCGTACGACCACCGCGTGGACGACGCTGGAGTGGATCGACCAGACGCTGCCGGTCTGGAAACAGCTCTGCGACCCGGTCGCGTCGCGGGTGGTGGCGGCCACCTCGGGATCGCTGCCCGAGGAGATGGCCGCGCAGCTGGGTCCGATGCGCGGCCTGCTCGACGGCATCGGCGGCATGGCCTTCGGACAGCAGGTCGGTACGGGCCTCGGTCAGCTGTCCGCCGAGGTGCTCACCTCCTCCGACATCGGCGTGCCGCTGGGTCCGGCCGGCGTGGCCGCGCTGCTGCCGGCCAACATCGAGGCCTTCGCCGAGGGCCTGGAACGGCCGGTCGACGAGGTGCGGCTGTACGTGGCGCTGCGCGAGGCGGCCCACCAACGGCTCTTCGAGCACGTGCCGTGGCTGCGCTCGCACCTGCTCAACGCCGTCGACGCGTACGCGCGCGGCATCGCCATCGACCGCGAGGCGATCGAGGACGCGATGTCGTCCATCGACCCCGGCGCGCTCGACCCCAACAACCTGGAGTCGCTGCAGGAGTCGCTGGCCGGCGGCATGTTCACGCCGAGCGACACACCGGAGCAGAAGGCCGCGCTGGCTCGGCTGGAGACCGCGTTGGCGCTGGTCGAGGGGTGGGTCACCGCGGTCGTCGAGGCGGCCGCCGGCGAGCGGTTGCCGGGCCTGTCCGCGCTCGGCGAGGCCTTCCGGCGGCGGCGCGCGTCCGGTGGCCCGGCCGAGCAGACCTTCGCGACGCTGGTCGGCCTGGAGATGCGGCCACGCAAGCTGCGCGAGGCGTCGGTGCTGTGGCAGAAGCTGGCCGAGGCGCGCGGCGTGGAAGGCCGGGACGCGATCTGGGGCCACCCGGACCTGCTGCCGTCCTCCGACGACCTCGACGACCCGGACGCCTTCGTACGCCGCCAGGACGACGGCGGCATCGATGGGATCGACGGCATCAACCTGGATGACCTGAAAGACCTCTAA